In the Harmonia axyridis chromosome 3, icHarAxyr1.1, whole genome shotgun sequence genome, one interval contains:
- the LOC123677009 gene encoding uncharacterized protein LOC123677009, which produces MEQEDASETPKSILKSMKILPVMFLYVISSMMSTLTTENLNLEKACLVNIGFNESICQAMVVRNSSAYTADQEIKVHKLVTSLLVYKTAIQGLIPFSLMLFLGSWSDTYKRRRPFIIIPICGDIVSSLGFIICTFFFLELPVEVAIFFEAVPVAVAGYWFCFFVGVYSYVTETSSEETRTMRIGLATVSIHVSITSGIALSGIFYRTLGFYGVYSLSVIMYVIALVYVHFVIQDQSLISEELPRKKLLKDIFDHRHVSRTLSLCLKKKEHNRRLKLILVMVLVVLNVGCYRGELTVMYMFTRRKFTWNEIDFSIYNTYHFTTHMLGALFCLMVFIKWMKIDDTTLGMLAMMSKVVGSFSSAFAPTPLFFYLAALTEVFNGSSHIAMRSIMSKLVTPNELGQTFSLFGLCEAFTPLLCGPLYSYVYHQTIENFPGAFYFVSVCLHTGAFLIFLWLFLLRRDVVQNETMKEHENIEMLEKTRRDSLNNEC; this is translated from the exons ATGGAACAAGAGGATGCCAGTGAAACGCCCAAATCTATTCTCAAATCCATGAAAATCCTGCCAGTGATGTTTCTCTACGTAATTTCCTCCATGATGTCCACTCTAACTACAGAAAACCTCAATCTAGAAAAAGCATGCTTGGTCAATATAGGTTTCAATGAAAGCATATGCCAAGCCATGGTGGTTAGGAACAGTTCGGCATACACTGCAGATCAAGAGATTAAGGTGCACAAATTGGTGACCAGCTTGCTTGTCTACAAGACTGCCATACAAGGCCTAATACCGTTCTCGCTGATGCTGTTCTTAGGTTCTTGGAGTGATACTTACAAGAGGAGGAGACCTTTCATAATAATACCGATATGTGGAGACATCGTTAGTTCCTTAGGATTCATCATCTGCACTTTTTTCTTTCTTGAACTTCCAGTGGAGGTAGCTATCTTTTTTGAAGCTGTACCAGTAGCAGTAGCTGGTTATTGGTTTTGTTTTTTCGTCGGAGTATACAGCTACGTCACAGAGACAAGTTCTGAAGAAACAAGAACCATGAGAATAGGTTTGGCGACAGTATCGATTCATGTATCTATCACTTCCGGAATCGCATTAAGTGGAATCTTTTATAGAACTTTAGGTTTCTACGGTGTCTATAGTTTGTCTGTTATTATGTATGTGATTGCTTTAGTGTATGTTCACTTCGTTATTCAAGATCAGAGTTTAATATCTGAAGAACTTCCCAGAAAGAAACTTCTGAAGGACATTTTCGATCATCGACACGTTTCTAGGACACTGTCCCTCTGTTTGAAAAAGAAGGAACATAATAGAAGACTTAAGTTAATACTGGTAATGGTTTTGGTTGTTTTGAACGTTGGTTGCTACAGAG GTGAACTTACAGTTATGTACATGTTTACAAGAAGGAAATTTACATGGAACGAAATAGATTTCAGTATATATAATACTTATCATTTCACAACTCATATGTTAG GAGCATTATTTTGCTTGATGGTTTTCATAAAATGGATGAAAATCGATGATACCACTTTGGGTATGTTAGCCATGATGAGTAAAGTTGTTGGAAGTTTTTCTAGTGCATTTGCTCCCACAcctttatttttctatttgg CTGCACTGACAGAAGTTTTTAATGGTAGCTCCCATATAGCCATGAGATCCATCATGTCAAAGTTGGTGACCCCAAATGAGCTTGGACAAACTTTTTCTCTATTTGGTCTATGCGAGGCTTTCACTCCTCTTTTATGTGGGCCTTTATACAGCTATGTATATCATcagaccatagaaaatttccCTGGAGCTTTCTACTTTGTTAGTGTTTGTCTTCATACAGGTGCTttcttgatattctt ATGGCTATTTTTACTCAGAAGGGACGTGGTACAAAATGAAACAATGAAAGAACACGAGAATATCGAGATGTTGGAAAAAACCAGAAGAGATTCATTGAATAATGAATGTTAA
- the LOC123677008 gene encoding proton-coupled folate transporter-like, producing MNLETHKNPISIMKLLKLMTVEPVMLFYVTSSMMASLTTENLNLEKACLVNIGFNKSICQAMVVRNRSAYTADQEIRVQKLVASMLVYKTAIQGIIPFLLMLFLGSWSDRTKRRKPFIFMPIYGDITSTLGYIICTYFFLELPLEVAIFFEAVPVALTGTWFCFFVGIYSYVTENSSEKTRTMRVGIATMFTHVSLTSGIALSGVVYKLLGFYGVYSLSILMFSIALLYGFLVLEDNDSLIPEERPKKFLRDVFDYRHVAGTLSICLKKRENNRRLKLMLIMALVLLNVGSYRGELTVMYMFTRRKFTWSEIDYSGYNTYHSIVHMTGALFCLCVFIKWMKIDDTTLGMLAMISKVVGCFASAFAAKPLYFYLAALTEIFNGSSHIAMRSIMSKLVTSDELGQTFALFGLCEALTPLLCGPLYSYVYQKTIEKFPGAFYFVSACLHTGAFLIFLWLYFLRTKNVVRNEAMKDNGNVEILDKTEGDLLKSDC from the exons ATGAATCTTGAGACTCATAAAAATCCAATATCTATAATGAAATTGCTGAAATTGATGACAGTGGAACCCGTGATGTTATTTTACGTGACATCTTCCATGATGGCTTCTCTTACCACTGAAAACCTGAACCTTGAAAAAGCATGCTTGGTTAATATAGGTTTCAACAAAAGCATATGTCAAGCCATGGTGGTTAGAAATAGATCTGCATACACAGCAGACCAAGAGATCAGGGTGCAAAAATTGGTAGCAAGCATGCTCGTCTATAAAACTGCCATACAAGGAATTATACCATTCTTGCTGATGCTGTTCTTGGGTTCTTGGAGTGATCGTACTAAGAGAAGAAAACCCTTCATTTTTATGCCGATATATGGAGACATTACCAGCACTTTGGGATACATCATCTGCACTTATTTCTTTCTGGAACTTCCATTGGAAGTTGCTATCTTCTTCGAAGCAGTACCAGTAGCACTGACTGGTACTTGGTTCTGTTTTTTTGTTGGCATTTACAGCTATGTTACGGAAAACAGTTCTGAAAAAACTAGAACAATGAGGGTAGGAATTGCAACAATGTTCACTCACGTTTCTCTCACCTCTGGTATAGCACTGAGTGGAGTAGTTTATAAACTTCTTGGTTTTTATGGAGTATACAGCTTATCTATCCTCATGTTTAGTATTGCGTTATTGTATGGGTTCTTAGTTCTCGAAGATAATGATAGTTTGATCCCCGAAGAACGTCCCAAGAAGTTTTTGAGGGATGTTTTTGACTATCGTCACGTGGCAGGTACATTGTCGATTTGCTTGAAAAAGAGGGAAAATAACAGAAGACTAAAGTTGATGCTGATAATGGCTTTGGTTCTCCTCAATGTTGGTTCCTATAGAG GAGAACTTACAGTTATGTATATGTTTACTAGGAGAAAGTTTACGTGGAGTGAGATAGACTACAGCGGATACAATACTTATCATAGTATAGTACACATGACAG GTGCATTATTTTGCTTATGTGTTTTCATCAAATGGATGAAAATAGATGACACTACTTTGGGTATGTTAGCCATGATAAGTAAAGTTGTTGGTTGTTTTGCAAGTGCATTTGCTGCTAAGCCTCTGTACTTTTATTTGG ctGCATTGACCGAGATTTTTAATGGTAGCTCCCATATAGCCATGAGATCAATTATGTCAAAATTAGTGACGTCAGATGAGCTGGGTCAAACATTTGCACTTTTTGGCCTCTGTGAGGCTCTAACACCTCTTTTATGTGGACCCTTGTATAGTTATGTTTACCAAAAGACCATAGAGAAATTTCCAGGAGCTTTCTACTTTGTCAGTGCTTGTCTTCATACTGGtgcattcttgattttctt ATGGCTGTATTTTCTTAGAACAAAAAACGTAGTTCGAAATGAAGCAATGAAAGATAATGGGAATGTCGAAATATTAGACAAAACAGAGGGAGATTTGTTGAAAAGTGACTGTTAA
- the LOC123677007 gene encoding probable cytochrome P450 6a14 isoform X1, producing the protein MEFYTATLTLLTATLILFWLWTRKVFSFWSNCGVETTPFSYLWGHLRTPFFHGPALGDRIKLIYNHLKSKNLKHGGFYLLFDPIYVPMDLDICKAILQTDFQHFVDRGGRVFNGDPLTAHLLNLKGKKWKKMRSKLTPAFSSGKMKMMFETLLACTNSLDKIMDELLSSDIDIKDVLGRFTTDVIGTCAFGIECNSLENPDNEFRLKGKAIFERPKDFWMIMYERFFIYLPNLMQFLNLKYIDKEVTNFFVGITKKTIEYREKNGVRRKDIMDLLIQLKNNVKLADNDQTPVDKDLPEEESGISVDEIAGQAFLFFEAGFETSSTAMTFCLYELASNKDVQDKLRQEINEVLAKYDNKITYDAIMDMPYLEMVIQESLRKYPPIPTFRRVCTKSYRVPGTEIVLQKGANVLIPVYGIHYDPLYYPEPEKFIPERFSDENKKSRHPFAFLPFGEGPRMCIGIRFGLMEAKVGIITLLKRYEFEVSSKTKQPLEWNPKNFVLSAKGEIWLKHKRIN; encoded by the exons ATGGAGTTCTACACTGCAACACTAACCCTTCTTACCGCAACCCTGATTCTATTTTGGCTATGGACGAGAAAAGTCTTTAGTTTCTGGAGCAACTGTGGTGTGGAAACTACCCCATTCTCCTACTTATGGGGGCATCTGAGAACCCCTTTCTTTCACGGTCCAGCCTTAGGCGATAGAATCAAACTGATCTACAATCATctcaaatctaaaaatttgaaacatgGAGGTTTCTATCTTTTATTCGATCCTATCTACGTTCCGATGGATTTGGATATATGCAAGGCCATCCTACAGACCGATTTTCAGCACTTTGTAGACAGAGGGGGGAGGGTTTTCAACGGTGATCCTTTGACGGCACATCTGTTGAATTTGAAGGGTAAAAAATGGAAGAAGATGAGGAGTAAGTTGACTCCTGCCTTCAGCTCTGGCAAGATGAAGATGATGTTTGAGACTTTGCTCGCTTGTACCAACAGCCTTGATAAAATTATGGATGAGCTTTTGAGTTCAGACATAGACATCAAAGATGTTTTAG ggAGATTCACAACAGATGTCATAGGAACCTGTGCGTTTGGCATCGAATGCAACAGCTTAGAGAACCCTGATAATGAATTCAGGCTAAAAGGAAAAGCCATTTTCGAGCGTCCAAAAGACTTCTGGATGATAATGTACGAACGTTTCTTCATATACTTACCGAATCTCATGCAATTCCTCAACTTGAAGTATATCGACAAGGAGGTCACCAATTTTTTTGTCGGGATAACGAAGAAAACTATCGAATATAGAGAGAAGAATGGTGTTAGACGTAAGGATATTATGGATCTCTTGATTCAGCTCAAGAATAACGTGAAATTGGCGGATAATGATCAGACTCCGGTTGATAAGGATCTTCCAGAGGAAGAGAGTGGGATCAGCGTGGACGAAATAGCAGGGCAGGCTTTCCTATTTTTCGAAGCAGGGTTCGAGACGTCTTCTACAGCTATGACTTTTTGCTTGTACGAACTGGCGTCCAATAAAGATGTTCAGGACAAGTTGAGACAAGAAATAAACGAGGTTCTTGCGAAATATGACAATAAGATTACTTACGACGCTATTATGGACATGCCGTATTTGGAAATGGTCATACAAG agtcctTGAGGAAATATCCTCCCATACCAACTTTCAGGAGAGTGTGTACCAAGAGCTATAGGGTTCCTGGTACGGAGATAGTTCTTCAGAAAGGTGCAAATGTTCTGATACCTGTGTATGGTATTCACTATGACCCTTTGTATTACCCTGAACCTGAAAAATTCATCCCGGAGagattttctgatgaaaataagaaGTCTAGGCATCCTTTCGCATTTCTTCCGTTTGGTGAAGGCCCGAGGATGTGCATAG gtataAGATTTGGCTTAATGGAGGCTAAGGTTGGAATAATAACTCTCCTGAAGAGATATGAGTTTGAGGTTAGCAGTAAAACAAAGCAACCCTTGGAATGGAatccaaagaattttgtattatCAGCGAAAGGAGAAATTTGGCTTAAGCACaaaagaattaattga
- the LOC123677007 gene encoding probable cytochrome P450 6a14 isoform X2: MEFYTATLTLLTATLILFWLWTRKVFSFWSNCGVETTPFSYLWGHLRTPFFHGPALGDRIKLIYNHLKSKNLKHGGFYLLFDPIYVPMDLDICKAILQTDFQHFVDRGGRVFNGDPLTAHLLNLKGKKWKKMRSKLTPAFSSGKMKMMFETLLACTNSLDKIMDELLSSDIDIKDVLGRFTTDVIGTCAFGIECNSLENPDNEFRLKGKAIFERPKDFWMIMYERFFIYLPNLMQFLNLKYIDKEVTNFFVGITKKTIEYREKNGVRRKDIMDLLIQLKNNVKLADNDQTPVDKDLPEEESGISVDEIAGQAFLFFEAGFETSSTAMTFCLYELASNKDVQDKLRQEINEVLAKYDNKITYDAIMDMPYLEMVIQESLRKYPPIPTFRRVCTKSYRVPGTEIVLQKGANVLIPVYGIHYDPLYYPEPEKFIPERFSDENKKSRHPFAFLPFGEGPRMCIG, translated from the exons ATGGAGTTCTACACTGCAACACTAACCCTTCTTACCGCAACCCTGATTCTATTTTGGCTATGGACGAGAAAAGTCTTTAGTTTCTGGAGCAACTGTGGTGTGGAAACTACCCCATTCTCCTACTTATGGGGGCATCTGAGAACCCCTTTCTTTCACGGTCCAGCCTTAGGCGATAGAATCAAACTGATCTACAATCATctcaaatctaaaaatttgaaacatgGAGGTTTCTATCTTTTATTCGATCCTATCTACGTTCCGATGGATTTGGATATATGCAAGGCCATCCTACAGACCGATTTTCAGCACTTTGTAGACAGAGGGGGGAGGGTTTTCAACGGTGATCCTTTGACGGCACATCTGTTGAATTTGAAGGGTAAAAAATGGAAGAAGATGAGGAGTAAGTTGACTCCTGCCTTCAGCTCTGGCAAGATGAAGATGATGTTTGAGACTTTGCTCGCTTGTACCAACAGCCTTGATAAAATTATGGATGAGCTTTTGAGTTCAGACATAGACATCAAAGATGTTTTAG ggAGATTCACAACAGATGTCATAGGAACCTGTGCGTTTGGCATCGAATGCAACAGCTTAGAGAACCCTGATAATGAATTCAGGCTAAAAGGAAAAGCCATTTTCGAGCGTCCAAAAGACTTCTGGATGATAATGTACGAACGTTTCTTCATATACTTACCGAATCTCATGCAATTCCTCAACTTGAAGTATATCGACAAGGAGGTCACCAATTTTTTTGTCGGGATAACGAAGAAAACTATCGAATATAGAGAGAAGAATGGTGTTAGACGTAAGGATATTATGGATCTCTTGATTCAGCTCAAGAATAACGTGAAATTGGCGGATAATGATCAGACTCCGGTTGATAAGGATCTTCCAGAGGAAGAGAGTGGGATCAGCGTGGACGAAATAGCAGGGCAGGCTTTCCTATTTTTCGAAGCAGGGTTCGAGACGTCTTCTACAGCTATGACTTTTTGCTTGTACGAACTGGCGTCCAATAAAGATGTTCAGGACAAGTTGAGACAAGAAATAAACGAGGTTCTTGCGAAATATGACAATAAGATTACTTACGACGCTATTATGGACATGCCGTATTTGGAAATGGTCATACAAG agtcctTGAGGAAATATCCTCCCATACCAACTTTCAGGAGAGTGTGTACCAAGAGCTATAGGGTTCCTGGTACGGAGATAGTTCTTCAGAAAGGTGCAAATGTTCTGATACCTGTGTATGGTATTCACTATGACCCTTTGTATTACCCTGAACCTGAAAAATTCATCCCGGAGagattttctgatgaaaataagaaGTCTAGGCATCCTTTCGCATTTCTTCCGTTTGGTGAAGGCCCGAGGATGTGCATAGGTTAG